The DNA segment CCCGGTCCCATGTCAAACCTTTTTTATTCGCGAAGCCTCCGAAGATATTACGGGGCGCCCAGAAGGCATGAATGGTGGTTGAGCCCGCCCCGGAGAGTCCGCCGGGCGGACAAAACAATCGGAAAACGACTGGGTCCTTGATACGTCCGCATGACGCGCGGGCTGCCCCGGCCACGCTCCGCGAAGCGAGGCCGGACTCGGCCGACTTTTATAATCCCCTGTTGGGGAAAGGCAGGCAGAAACGAGCCTGATGTATACTCGATTCGCATGGAAAGCACATCGATGGAATGCCACCGGGTGTTTGCGGGGGTGGATTTATCTGCGGGGAAGCGCAGGCTGACCCTGGCCGTGCTTTCGCCGCGCTTGGAGGTCCGCATTCTGAAGGAGGCTGCGCCGGAGGATGCGTGTCAGGAGCTGGCCTCTTGTGAGCGAATCACCGCCGCCGTCGGCGGCCCGCTGCAACTGCCGCAAGACGGGATTACGGAAGAGGCGCCCATCGGCGAAACCCTGCGCGCCGGAAAACGGACGCGGATCCGCGCGGCGGATGCGGACCTGATCCGGCGGGGGATTCCCATGCGCCGCACGCCGGCGCTGGAGAGCGCCGCGCCGGCGTGGATGCGATCCTCCCTGCGTTTGGGGCGGGACCTGGCGGCGCTCGGGTATATCGACGGCCGGGAATCGCGCGAGGCGCCGCGGGCCGTGATCGAAACCTGCCCGGCGGCTTGCGCCGCGGCGCTGCTGGGGCGGTTGCCCTTCGGACGGGAGACCCTC comes from the Anaerolineales bacterium genome and includes:
- a CDS encoding DUF429 domain-containing protein, which encodes MESTSMECHRVFAGVDLSAGKRRLTLAVLSPRLEVRILKEAAPEDACQELASCERITAAVGGPLQLPQDGITEEAPIGETLRAGKRTRIRAADADLIRRGIPMRRTPALESAAPAWMRSSLRLGRDLAALGYIDGRESREAPRAVIETCPAACAAALLGRLPFGRETLEGRIQRQLALIRERVALSDPMDALEELTAHHILSGRLALGAVRRAGELDALLAAFTAWRAHSAPDAVAWVGDDADGWVCLPAREMLEKYTK